In the genome of Candidatus Thorarchaeota archaeon, one region contains:
- a CDS encoding MFS transporter — protein sequence MSTEQVENIPTDRKERFAWYLFDFANTSFTVLIVTALFPRFFSALVTTATGNPNLGDAYWGFAGSITMIIIAITAPVLGAIADFSGSKKKFLSFYTGLCITFNALLFFLNDSIPQFLGIDMWVWAFILFVVANIGFQGALPFYNAWLPEISTEENIGKIGGNGYAAGYVGAMLTIIIAIASIIIFPTQPTLPFLFSALFFLLFAIPSIMWLKNRPPKVHPEEEGISIYKIGFVRVKRTLKEINKYQGLPLFLVAFFLLSDAITTVIYYASLFAEKAYGFSNTDILIFFAVTQLAAIPGAFIFGVIADKIGTKKTLMSTLFIWIAALLMAYLGTEIWVWWTVGMMAGVGMGSSQSTARSMYGQFIPEEKKSEMFGFYALTGKFAAILGPFVYGSVLLIMGGSDSVIAHKTAMLTILVFFVIALLILTKVRQPKMGESKVSTEEQ from the coding sequence ATGTCAACGGAACAGGTTGAAAACATTCCGACCGACCGAAAAGAACGGTTTGCATGGTATTTGTTTGACTTTGCGAATACGAGTTTCACGGTCTTAATAGTCACGGCATTGTTCCCGCGTTTCTTCTCAGCTCTTGTGACAACTGCCACAGGTAATCCTAATCTGGGAGATGCGTATTGGGGGTTCGCCGGATCGATAACGATGATCATCATTGCAATCACGGCTCCAGTCCTCGGAGCTATTGCAGATTTTTCCGGCTCGAAGAAGAAGTTCCTATCGTTCTATACGGGGCTCTGCATCACATTCAATGCGCTTCTCTTCTTTTTGAACGATAGCATTCCACAATTCTTAGGAATCGACATGTGGGTCTGGGCATTCATTCTCTTTGTCGTAGCCAACATCGGATTCCAAGGAGCACTGCCGTTCTACAATGCATGGCTTCCCGAGATAAGCACAGAGGAGAACATCGGAAAGATTGGTGGAAATGGCTATGCTGCTGGTTATGTTGGCGCAATGCTGACGATCATCATCGCAATCGCTAGCATTATCATATTCCCAACGCAACCTACACTTCCATTTCTGTTCAGTGCACTGTTCTTCCTGCTCTTTGCAATTCCCAGCATCATGTGGTTAAAGAATCGACCACCAAAAGTTCATCCTGAAGAAGAGGGGATCAGCATCTACAAGATCGGTTTTGTTCGGGTCAAACGCACACTCAAGGAGATCAACAAATATCAGGGTCTTCCACTATTCCTTGTAGCATTCTTCCTGTTGAGCGACGCTATCACAACGGTGATCTACTACGCCTCGCTCTTCGCAGAGAAGGCCTATGGCTTTAGCAATACTGACATACTCATCTTTTTTGCAGTGACCCAGCTTGCTGCTATTCCAGGTGCATTCATCTTTGGTGTAATTGCAGACAAGATAGGTACGAAGAAGACATTGATGAGCACACTGTTCATCTGGATTGCGGCCCTGCTGATGGCATATCTTGGAACTGAGATATGGGTATGGTGGACCGTGGGAATGATGGCTGGTGTAGGCATGGGATCCAGCCAGAGCACCGCACGGAGTATGTACGGGCAGTTCATACCCGAAGAAAAGAAGAGTGAGATGTTTGGCTTCTATGCGCTCACGGGCAAGTTTGCCGCCATTCTTGGCCCCTTTGTCTATGGCTCGGTCCTGCTGATCATGGGCGGCTCTGACAGCGTTATTGCCCACAAGACAGCCATGCTCACGATCCTCGTCTTCTTTGTGATAGCACTTCTCATCCTGACCAAGGTGCGCCAGCCAAAGATGGGAGAGAGTAAGGTCTCAACTGAAGAGCAATAA
- a CDS encoding arginase family protein: MEILMPPSNEALGGAGMRPSLVVYGSLLDSLECEPYVDRKRDDLVSRLAGRPPLSEHADPFDALLSALQSGLKSVDVAPAGKVSIDDWLRPVPKADPMNLMMVSMTSYQAYNDSGGPEDYTKQTYDTLLRPERLEAVTETSLGSITELPEHAIPLMLGVDHSVSGAPIQALSERYGSEDLVLVVLDYHADIRPTHVSVGLSQWDVERRGMIWLEGPRPDRYEAGSFLYYLFERNIVLPENTILIGPVAYPTKRLRLVEDPRVQEYVELYDSLVERGLKIIHRSKFNGPSWRKDLAKVLGDVNGSHLYLSLDSDVGVLNAINATRLIHFGRPEIPMKGLGLSELIEIARELCDWVSKNNIKLAGIDAMEMDVMLIDRTLSPQLEDQTSNVLVEFLSELLSGFR; encoded by the coding sequence ATGGAAATCCTTATGCCCCCCTCTAATGAAGCACTTGGTGGTGCAGGAATGAGACCGTCACTTGTTGTCTATGGGTCCTTGTTAGACTCGCTGGAATGCGAACCGTATGTCGATCGGAAACGTGACGATCTTGTATCACGCCTTGCTGGTAGGCCCCCTCTGTCAGAACATGCAGATCCATTTGATGCTCTTCTCTCAGCCTTGCAGAGCGGGTTGAAGTCTGTGGATGTGGCACCTGCTGGTAAGGTTTCAATTGATGACTGGTTGCGGCCCGTTCCCAAAGCGGATCCCATGAATCTCATGATGGTCTCCATGACGAGCTATCAGGCCTACAATGATTCAGGTGGACCTGAAGACTATACCAAGCAGACATACGATACTCTTCTTCGACCTGAGCGATTAGAAGCAGTGACTGAGACCAGTCTTGGATCCATCACAGAGCTTCCCGAACATGCCATTCCTCTCATGCTGGGTGTGGATCACTCGGTCTCGGGGGCACCTATTCAAGCACTGTCTGAGAGATACGGTTCTGAAGACCTGGTGCTTGTCGTTCTTGATTATCATGCAGATATTCGTCCTACGCATGTGAGTGTAGGTCTGTCCCAATGGGATGTTGAACGACGAGGTATGATCTGGTTAGAGGGCCCTCGGCCTGATCGCTATGAGGCTGGAAGTTTTCTCTACTATCTCTTTGAACGCAATATTGTACTACCTGAGAACACGATCCTCATCGGACCAGTAGCATACCCCACCAAACGACTTAGACTGGTCGAGGACCCGCGAGTTCAGGAGTACGTGGAATTATACGACTCATTAGTGGAACGAGGCCTGAAGATAATTCATCGCTCAAAGTTTAATGGTCCGTCTTGGAGGAAGGACTTGGCAAAGGTGCTTGGTGACGTGAACGGCTCGCATCTTTATCTCTCTCTTGATTCGGATGTGGGTGTTCTCAACGCGATCAATGCAACACGGCTCATTCATTTCGGTAGGCCAGAGATTCCTATGAAGGGTCTCGGTCTCAGCGAGCTGATAGAGATTGCACGTGAACTGTGTGACTGGGTGTCGAAAAATAATATTAAACTTGCAGGCATTGACGCCATGGAGATGGATGTCATGCTTATAGATCGAACCCTCTCTCCACAACTTGAGGATCAGACTTCTAACGTCCTTGTCGAGTTCTTGTCCGAATTGTTATCGGGTTTTCGATAA
- a CDS encoding FAD-binding oxidoreductase has product MTFDKQAIEQKISDAMLFALAVHHDRQRRKFPLDKVVEEIRREIGDELVSTNEAVRAVHSKNIMATTYHSLPDLVVQPTCTEDVQAVIRIANKYGVPVTVQGGGTGFSITIANLGGILLDTTRMNRIIEINKDADYAVVEPGVTYLQFCSELKKHGYSFPHGTFPPQTCVIANLLGIHGLHRPHLYPFLMLSAQVVLGDGRLLVMGSDTIPDWTQNILGSPAGPSYLGLFRRSAGTMGILTRASVRIFPELDAKKVVTYGFNKYDDYVDFAMMAVRNWLVQDIIAFLWSWPLVKKHKAKYTGRIAEVGSKTNPLKSPPEGTPYNFCCVLLEGIEEDVANREAVLDKMAKDHGGWRIPDEEIQEKWPWFWEHIQVWWIKDMPVFLEPYVNVQGTTIPFYSIIQGPTRAKRLEKYLVDALQGVEDEHPQWAGASGYLSWPYDNGRRWFIRCLSWFEDYSDDPEEMLEIRREASQEISAVHMPHMIAEYGYQGTGWPISMELAVVAAALEPSSAITWLKLKKALDPNDVLNPYITYGVREYLLKKGGLTPEELEIGGGVN; this is encoded by the coding sequence TTGACTTTTGACAAACAAGCTATTGAACAGAAGATTTCAGATGCAATGCTCTTTGCATTGGCGGTCCATCATGATCGCCAGCGTCGAAAATTCCCTCTTGACAAGGTTGTAGAGGAGATACGACGCGAGATAGGCGATGAACTGGTCAGCACGAACGAAGCAGTACGCGCAGTACATTCGAAGAACATCATGGCAACAACATATCACTCGCTACCGGATCTGGTTGTGCAACCCACTTGTACGGAAGATGTACAGGCTGTGATCCGTATCGCAAACAAATACGGGGTACCTGTCACGGTGCAGGGTGGCGGAACCGGCTTCAGTATTACGATCGCTAATCTGGGTGGGATCCTACTGGACACGACCCGGATGAACCGAATCATTGAGATCAACAAGGATGCTGATTATGCGGTGGTGGAACCTGGAGTCACCTATCTCCAGTTCTGTAGCGAGCTAAAGAAACACGGATACAGCTTTCCGCATGGGACATTTCCCCCACAGACATGTGTGATCGCTAATCTGCTTGGGATCCATGGTCTTCATCGGCCGCACCTCTATCCATTCCTCATGCTCAGTGCTCAGGTTGTGCTTGGGGATGGACGGCTCCTTGTGATGGGGTCGGATACGATTCCGGACTGGACCCAGAACATTCTTGGATCCCCTGCCGGACCTAGCTATCTGGGCCTCTTTAGGCGCAGTGCGGGCACAATGGGAATTCTCACTCGTGCATCAGTCAGGATCTTTCCCGAGCTCGATGCCAAGAAGGTCGTGACCTACGGCTTCAACAAGTACGATGATTATGTTGACTTCGCCATGATGGCGGTGCGGAATTGGCTTGTCCAGGATATTATCGCCTTCCTCTGGAGTTGGCCTCTGGTCAAGAAACACAAGGCGAAATACACGGGCCGGATCGCAGAGGTCGGGTCAAAGACCAATCCTTTGAAGTCACCTCCTGAGGGGACCCCGTACAATTTCTGTTGTGTCCTGCTGGAAGGTATTGAAGAGGATGTTGCAAATCGTGAGGCCGTCCTTGATAAGATGGCAAAGGACCACGGTGGCTGGCGAATTCCCGATGAGGAGATCCAAGAGAAATGGCCTTGGTTCTGGGAGCACATCCAAGTGTGGTGGATCAAGGACATGCCGGTCTTCCTCGAACCGTATGTGAATGTGCAGGGGACCACGATTCCCTTCTATTCGATCATACAGGGACCGACCAGAGCGAAGCGTCTGGAGAAATATCTTGTCGATGCTCTTCAGGGTGTCGAGGACGAACATCCGCAATGGGCTGGAGCGAGCGGTTATCTCTCGTGGCCCTATGATAACGGGCGTCGCTGGTTCATTCGTTGCCTCTCATGGTTCGAGGACTACAGCGATGATCCTGAAGAGATGCTTGAGATCCGGCGCGAGGCAAGTCAGGAGATCAGTGCAGTGCATATGCCTCACATGATCGCGGAATACGGCTACCAAGGAACTGGCTGGCCTATCTCCATGGAACTTGCAGTTGTGGCTGCTGCTTTGGAACCTTCCAGTGCGATCACTTGGTTGAAGCTCAAGAAGGCGCTTGATCCTAATGATGTGTTGAACCCGTACATCACGTATGGTGTTCGTGAATATCTGCTCAAGAAGGGAGGACTGACTCCTGAAGAGCTTGAGATTGGAGGAGGAGTTAATTAG
- a CDS encoding (Fe-S)-binding protein, whose product MTTTNHDDEYLEDLPYADRYKVPELAKTMKLAYAFTYGCMHCGTCATHYTYDSPILQACPSYWHYRYTAYAGGGKMTLLRLLHEQVIDWTQDLADVVYRCTTCGNCAEICNSLVWSGEKFNTVRLIELMRAELAERGFIPKPLVDFVNRIEKVHNPYGEDHSKRFAWLPSDAKVSDTAETAYFVGCTAAYRQPEIAEATARILTKTGTEFQILGENEWCCGSPALRVGKREEFRHVAEHNIQAIKDAGIKRVVTSCAGCFRTLKKDYPEFFGELPFEVIHITEFLAEKVKDKSLKMKKKVDLKVTYHDPCHLGRHAKVYEPPREVLAAIPGVEVIEMERNRASAWCCGAGGGVKAAFPDFAQWSAEERIIEAEGTGASAIVSACPFCAHNFDDTMDKTDHDMDVFDIVQLVDQALE is encoded by the coding sequence ATGACGACCACGAATCATGATGACGAGTACCTTGAAGATCTGCCCTATGCTGATAGGTACAAGGTTCCGGAATTGGCAAAGACAATGAAACTCGCGTATGCCTTTACATACGGGTGTATGCATTGTGGCACCTGTGCGACTCATTACACCTATGACAGTCCGATTCTCCAAGCGTGTCCATCTTACTGGCATTACCGATACACTGCATACGCGGGTGGTGGTAAGATGACTCTCTTGCGTCTGCTCCATGAACAGGTAATTGATTGGACGCAGGACTTGGCTGACGTAGTGTACCGATGCACCACCTGTGGTAACTGTGCAGAGATCTGTAACAGTCTTGTCTGGAGTGGTGAGAAGTTCAATACGGTCCGCCTCATCGAACTGATGCGTGCCGAGTTGGCCGAGCGCGGATTTATTCCTAAGCCATTGGTTGACTTTGTGAATCGAATTGAGAAGGTCCACAATCCGTATGGCGAGGACCATTCGAAACGGTTCGCGTGGTTGCCCTCTGATGCTAAGGTCTCTGATACTGCTGAGACCGCCTACTTTGTGGGCTGCACGGCTGCCTATCGCCAACCGGAGATTGCAGAGGCAACGGCTAGAATTCTCACCAAGACTGGGACAGAGTTTCAGATATTGGGTGAAAATGAGTGGTGTTGCGGTTCTCCCGCCCTGCGTGTTGGGAAGCGTGAAGAATTCCGTCACGTTGCCGAGCATAATATCCAAGCGATAAAGGACGCCGGGATCAAGAGAGTTGTGACTTCCTGCGCGGGGTGCTTCCGGACTCTGAAAAAGGACTATCCCGAGTTCTTCGGGGAACTGCCCTTTGAAGTCATACACATCACCGAGTTCTTAGCCGAGAAGGTCAAAGACAAGTCGTTGAAGATGAAGAAGAAAGTGGATCTGAAAGTCACGTATCACGATCCCTGTCATCTTGGCCGACATGCAAAGGTCTACGAGCCGCCTCGTGAGGTCTTGGCTGCAATTCCTGGTGTTGAAGTCATTGAGATGGAACGTAATCGTGCGTCCGCATGGTGTTGTGGCGCTGGTGGTGGCGTGAAGGCCGCATTCCCAGACTTTGCACAGTGGAGCGCGGAAGAACGGATCATCGAGGCAGAGGGCACTGGTGCAAGTGCAATTGTTTCGGCATGTCCATTCTGTGCTCACAACTTCGATGATACCATGGACAAGACCGACCACGATATGGATGTATTTGACATTGTCCAGCTGGTGGATCAAGCCCTTGAGTGA
- a CDS encoding MFS transporter: MSEEISVFRLRETYLMGTILGVFFAYITTVSWLPTYKAIEAGIDPVSPPTIMYMIGAIDLVSVSLGFVIGYYLARRLKKRRPLMIAGGFLAALTSLLGFLPVLQANKMVSGLLMISTIFFVCLCLCPWTFILGELAPPHRIASQMHATLLVSAVYGVITPIIQGILFFIDPSLFYWGWLGASFMLLFMGICSIFVPETTSGS; encoded by the coding sequence ATGAGTGAAGAAATAAGCGTCTTTAGGCTCCGAGAGACCTACCTGATGGGAACGATCCTTGGAGTGTTCTTTGCATACATCACAACTGTGAGCTGGTTGCCAACGTACAAGGCGATCGAGGCCGGAATCGACCCCGTGTCACCTCCCACGATCATGTATATGATCGGAGCAATCGACCTTGTATCAGTGTCCTTGGGCTTTGTCATTGGATACTATCTGGCGCGACGATTGAAAAAGCGTCGTCCTCTGATGATCGCTGGTGGCTTCTTAGCGGCATTGACCAGCCTGTTGGGCTTCTTACCAGTCCTGCAAGCGAATAAGATGGTTTCGGGTCTGCTTATGATCTCGACGATATTCTTTGTCTGTCTCTGCCTCTGTCCATGGACCTTCATCCTTGGCGAGTTGGCTCCGCCTCATCGTATCGCATCACAGATGCATGCAACATTGCTCGTATCTGCTGTATACGGTGTGATCACCCCAATAATACAAGGGATCCTGTTTTTCATTGACCCCTCGTTGTTTTACTGGGGTTGGCTCGGAGCATCGTTCATGTTGCTCTTTATGGGCATATGTTCGATCTTCGTACCTGAGACCACTAGCGGGTCTTAA
- a CDS encoding SCP2 sterol-binding domain-containing protein, translating into MADTSPETFFEKALPKLFRPKKAKKWNRTIQYHITDAGDWYIIVEDQQIAVHKGNIENPQMVVEGPWEVIKGVYTGEYFAPKELSKGTFKIEGPMMDHIKWSKIVSKWVILDDISDDEKEEEAAETTEAPAAEESEKQVKTR; encoded by the coding sequence ATGGCGGATACAAGTCCAGAAACTTTCTTTGAGAAGGCCCTTCCAAAACTATTCAGACCTAAGAAGGCCAAGAAATGGAACAGGACCATCCAATATCACATCACCGATGCAGGAGATTGGTATATCATCGTTGAAGACCAGCAGATCGCTGTTCACAAGGGGAACATTGAAAATCCTCAGATGGTTGTTGAAGGGCCCTGGGAAGTAATCAAGGGCGTCTACACTGGGGAATACTTTGCTCCGAAGGAACTCTCAAAAGGAACCTTCAAAATCGAAGGACCAATGATGGATCATATCAAGTGGTCAAAGATTGTCAGCAAATGGGTCATCCTTGATGATATATCAGACGATGAAAAAGAAGAAGAAGCAGCTGAGACCACAGAGGCCCCAGCCGCAGAAGAGTCTGAGAAACAGGTTAAGACCCGCTAG
- a CDS encoding CoA-acylating methylmalonate-semialdehyde dehydrogenase yields MSRERVKNYINGQWMDSKATETQKVINPATGEIIAETPMSTVEETTAAIETAKKAFPRWRATPPLTRVRYLYRFRDLLEDHFDELSEIIVKEQGKCIDEARGEYRRTIENVECAAGIMTLQMGYNSEDIARGIDEMVIRQPLGVFFCVAPFNFPAMVPAWFWPYAIATGNTYIVKPSPQVPLSQVRQFELLHEVGLPKGVINMIHGGADVVNTLIESPDTVGISFVGSSRVGKLLYKKAGECGKRAQIQGGAKNYITVMPDADLDRTVPALMTSFFGCTGQRCLSGAVLVAVGDVYEPLVERIVEAAKEMVIGYGLTEGVQMGPMASKSGLERVLHYIDLGIKEGANLLLDGRGLKINEYPEGYFIGPTIFTEVTPEMTIAREEIFGPVMSIIHVDNLDEAIDIVNSSRYGNASSIFTSSGKAARDYQYRVFAGNIGINVGIAAPIAAFPFSGMKDSFIGDLHGQGKDGVMFFTENKVVITRWF; encoded by the coding sequence CCCCCATGTCAACAGTGGAGGAAACCACTGCTGCCATTGAGACTGCCAAAAAGGCATTCCCTAGATGGAGAGCAACTCCACCGCTCACCAGAGTGAGGTATCTCTATCGATTCCGAGACTTGCTTGAAGATCACTTTGATGAGCTGTCCGAGATCATAGTCAAAGAACAGGGCAAATGCATTGATGAGGCTAGAGGAGAATATCGCAGGACAATAGAGAACGTCGAATGTGCAGCGGGAATCATGACACTACAGATGGGCTATAATTCAGAGGATATCGCACGGGGCATTGATGAGATGGTGATCAGGCAGCCACTAGGTGTGTTCTTCTGCGTGGCTCCATTCAATTTTCCTGCAATGGTACCAGCATGGTTTTGGCCCTATGCAATTGCGACAGGCAACACCTACATCGTCAAACCATCACCACAGGTACCTCTGAGCCAAGTACGACAGTTCGAGTTGCTCCATGAGGTCGGGCTCCCAAAAGGAGTCATCAATATGATTCACGGAGGGGCTGATGTCGTAAACACACTAATCGAGAGCCCAGACACTGTTGGCATCTCATTTGTTGGATCATCCCGAGTTGGCAAATTACTCTACAAAAAAGCAGGAGAGTGTGGAAAACGGGCTCAGATTCAAGGCGGCGCAAAGAACTACATCACAGTCATGCCCGACGCAGACCTTGATAGAACAGTACCCGCACTTATGACTTCATTCTTTGGTTGTACTGGGCAACGGTGCCTGAGTGGAGCAGTGTTAGTTGCCGTCGGTGATGTGTATGAACCACTTGTCGAGAGAATAGTAGAGGCTGCAAAGGAGATGGTAATCGGGTATGGTCTCACGGAAGGGGTTCAGATGGGACCCATGGCCTCGAAGTCAGGCCTCGAACGAGTACTACACTACATTGATCTTGGAATCAAGGAAGGGGCAAACTTGCTCCTTGACGGACGAGGACTGAAGATCAACGAATATCCAGAAGGCTACTTCATAGGACCAACAATATTTACCGAGGTCACACCAGAGATGACAATAGCACGCGAGGAGATCTTTGGTCCGGTCATGTCGATCATCCATGTCGATAATCTTGATGAGGCCATCGATATCGTGAACTCGAGCAGATACGGCAATGCTTCATCGATCTTCACATCAAGTGGAAAAGCAGCTCGAGACTACCAGTACCGTGTCTTTGCGGGAAATATTGGGATTAATGTGGGGATCGCAGCACCAATAGCCGCATTTCCCTTCTCGGGAATGAAGGACTCATTTATAGGAGATCTTCACGGACAAGGCAAGGATGGGGTCATGTTCTTCACTGAGAACAAGGTAGTCATCACCAGATGGTTTTAG